The following proteins come from a genomic window of Denitromonas sp.:
- the hybB gene encoding Ni/Fe-hydrogenase cytochrome b subunit, protein MSNHAHAAPAPVGGRLLSPVTFVLGVLILAALAILAVRFMYGLGTVTNLNNGYPWGIWVVADVVIGSAFACGGFSVAMLVYIFNKGEYHPLVRPALLASLFGYTLAGVGVLFDLGRWWNFWHILAPGYASPNSVMFEVAACISLYIVVMWIEFSPTFFEKWGMKDARRKVNKAMFFFIALGTVLPMMHQSSLGSLLVVFGTQIHPLWQSIVLPLIFLISAITMGYAVVLFESCLAAAGYRRTIEMHLLTPLSKIMLGMLAVFMAVRFGDLIVRGALGYAFEASVQAAMFWLETACFVAPFGLLRSEAARRNPARLFVAGALLMLGGVLLRINAFLVGYDTGEGWSYFPSVPEMLVTFGMFAIEILAYIVITRRFPVLPREDAVHGAH, encoded by the coding sequence ATGAGTAACCATGCACACGCTGCGCCGGCACCGGTCGGCGGGCGGCTGTTGTCGCCGGTCACCTTTGTGCTCGGCGTGCTGATCCTGGCGGCGCTGGCGATTCTCGCCGTGCGCTTCATGTACGGCCTGGGAACGGTGACGAACCTCAATAACGGCTACCCGTGGGGCATCTGGGTGGTGGCCGACGTGGTGATCGGCTCGGCCTTCGCCTGCGGCGGCTTTTCGGTGGCCATGCTGGTGTACATCTTCAACAAGGGCGAGTACCACCCGCTGGTGCGCCCGGCGCTGCTGGCGAGTCTGTTCGGCTACACGCTGGCCGGCGTCGGGGTGCTGTTCGACCTCGGCCGCTGGTGGAACTTCTGGCACATCCTTGCGCCGGGCTATGCCTCGCCCAACTCGGTGATGTTCGAGGTGGCCGCCTGTATCTCGCTCTACATCGTGGTGATGTGGATCGAGTTCTCGCCCACCTTCTTCGAGAAGTGGGGCATGAAGGACGCCAGGCGCAAGGTGAACAAGGCCATGTTCTTCTTCATCGCGCTGGGCACCGTGCTGCCGATGATGCACCAGAGCTCGCTCGGCTCGCTGCTGGTGGTCTTCGGCACGCAGATCCACCCGCTGTGGCAGAGCATCGTGCTGCCGCTGATCTTCCTGATCTCGGCCATCACCATGGGCTATGCCGTGGTGCTGTTCGAGTCCTGCCTGGCGGCGGCCGGCTACCGGCGCACGATCGAAATGCACCTGCTCACGCCGCTCTCCAAAATCATGCTCGGCATGCTTGCGGTGTTCATGGCGGTGCGCTTTGGCGATCTCATCGTCCGCGGCGCGCTCGGCTACGCCTTCGAGGCCAGCGTGCAGGCGGCCATGTTCTGGCTCGAGACGGCCTGCTTCGTCGCGCCCTTCGGGTTGCTGCGCTCCGAGGCCGCGCGGCGCAACCCGGCGCGGTTGTTCGTCGCCGGCGCGTTGCTGATGCTCGGCGGCGTGCTGCTGCGCATCAACGCCTTCCTGGTCGGCTACGACACCGGCGAGGGCTGGAGCTACTTCCCGTCCGTGCCGGAGATGCTGGTCACCTTCGGCATGTTCGCCATCGAGATTCTTGCCTACATCGTCATTACCCGCCGCTTCCCGGTGCTGCCGCGCGAAGACGCGGTGCACGGTGCCCATTGA
- a CDS encoding LysE family translocator, with product MTPTTTLALAGAVFILAVTPGPAVASITARTLGAGLAAALWHVAGIALGDIVLISLACLGMSTLAQNYGEVFLAVKWAGAAYLIWLGLCAFRSDDTPPADLPASSPGGHHKDALTGLLTTLGNPKAILFYAAFLPSFVDLANITVADYLLICTVACSVVFAVLAGYALLAARARRLLRSRRTVRAMNRASGTVLVGTGVVIASRS from the coding sequence ATGACCCCGACCACAACGCTGGCGCTGGCAGGCGCCGTGTTCATCCTGGCTGTCACGCCGGGCCCGGCGGTGGCGAGCATCACCGCGCGCACCCTCGGTGCTGGCCTGGCGGCGGCGCTCTGGCATGTGGCCGGCATCGCGCTCGGCGACATCGTGCTCATCTCGCTCGCCTGCCTGGGCATGAGCACCCTGGCACAGAACTACGGCGAGGTGTTTCTGGCGGTCAAGTGGGCCGGCGCGGCCTATCTGATCTGGCTCGGGCTGTGCGCTTTCCGCAGCGACGACACCCCACCCGCCGACTTGCCCGCATCCTCGCCGGGCGGCCACCACAAGGATGCGCTGACCGGGCTGCTGACCACCCTCGGCAACCCCAAGGCCATCCTCTTCTACGCCGCCTTTCTGCCGTCCTTCGTCGATCTGGCCAACATCACCGTGGCCGACTACCTGCTGATCTGTACCGTGGCCTGCTCGGTGGTGTTCGCCGTGCTGGCGGGCTACGCCCTGCTCGCCGCGCGTGCACGCCGGCTGCTGCGCAGCCGCCGAACCGTGCGCGCCATGAACCGGGCCTCAGGCACGGTGCTGGTCGGCACCGGCGTGGTCATCGCCAGCCGGAGCTAA
- a CDS encoding HypC/HybG/HupF family hydrogenase formation chaperone: MCLSIPMQVVALEAGGDIAIVARGERRERVNMLFVGTQPVGTWVLVQLGFAKEVVDAEQLALIEEALEALAASLDGNYDPQRYFTDLAEGRH; the protein is encoded by the coding sequence ATGTGCCTGTCCATCCCCATGCAGGTGGTCGCACTCGAAGCCGGCGGTGACATCGCCATCGTCGCGCGCGGCGAGCGGCGCGAGCGGGTGAACATGCTCTTCGTCGGCACCCAGCCCGTGGGTACCTGGGTGCTGGTGCAGCTCGGCTTCGCCAAGGAAGTGGTCGACGCCGAACAGCTCGCCCTCATTGAAGAAGCCCTCGAAGCGCTCGCCGCCTCGCTCGATGGCAACTACGACCCCCAGCGCTATTTCACCGACCTGGCCGAAGGCCGCCACTGA
- a CDS encoding type I secretion system permease/ATPase, with product MTTTKEVSVSQDTDTGLACLAMLARMHGVAVDPSQLAHEFAPVGAAVDEPALLRAARSTGLKAKAGRFSLAALAGMALPAIALGKDGSFFILARVETDAEHAPDDIQRVLIHDPRTSRPEILPVADFDARWSGRLILLTSRASLAAELARFDFSWFIPAIVKYRKLLSEVLVAAFFLQLFALVTPLFFQVVMDKVLVHKGYSTLTVIGIGLLVVTVFEGLLSGLRTYLFAHTASRIDVELGARLFKHLLALPLSYFEARRVGDSVARVRELEHIRQFLTGSALTLVMDLLFSVVFLAVMAWYSMTLTWIVLGSIPLYAILSLSVTPILRRRLNEKFNRGADNQAFLVESVSGIHTLKAMAVEPQFTRHWDNQLAGYVASGFRVTRLGAWASEGVGLINKLVTVGILWLGAYQVIDGALTVGGLIAFNMLAGRIAQPIMRLANMWQEFQQTGISMARLGDILNTRTEIPASRAALPPMQGRIEFDAVRFRYRPDGSEVLRGIAFAIEAGQVVGIVGRSGSGKSTLTKLVQRLYVPERGRVLVDGVDLALADPVWLRRQIGVVLQENVLFARSIRDNIALTDPGAPIEHVIAAAKLAGAHEFIMQLPEAYDTAVGEHGATLSGGQRQRIAIARALLTNPRILIFDEATSALDYESEHIIQQNMRDICKGRTVIIIAHRLSAVKDADRILVLDKGELIEEGHHGELKERPNGTYAKLYALQQG from the coding sequence ATGACAACAACGAAAGAGGTCAGCGTGTCTCAAGACACCGATACCGGTCTGGCATGCCTTGCGATGCTCGCCCGGATGCACGGCGTGGCGGTCGATCCGTCGCAGCTGGCGCATGAGTTCGCGCCGGTTGGCGCTGCCGTCGATGAGCCGGCGCTACTGCGCGCCGCGCGCAGCACCGGTCTCAAGGCCAAGGCCGGGCGCTTTTCGCTGGCGGCACTGGCTGGCATGGCCTTGCCCGCCATCGCACTCGGCAAGGACGGGAGCTTCTTCATTCTGGCGCGGGTCGAGACCGACGCCGAGCACGCCCCCGACGACATCCAGCGCGTGCTCATTCACGACCCGCGCACCTCGCGCCCCGAGATCCTGCCGGTGGCGGATTTCGACGCGCGCTGGAGCGGGCGGCTCATTCTGCTGACTTCGCGTGCCTCGCTGGCCGCCGAGCTGGCGCGCTTCGATTTCTCGTGGTTCATCCCGGCCATCGTCAAGTACCGCAAGCTGCTCTCCGAAGTGCTGGTGGCGGCCTTCTTCCTGCAGTTGTTTGCGCTGGTCACCCCCTTGTTCTTCCAGGTGGTGATGGACAAGGTGCTGGTGCACAAGGGCTATTCAACGCTGACCGTGATCGGCATCGGCCTGCTGGTGGTCACGGTGTTCGAAGGTCTGCTCTCGGGCCTGCGCACCTACCTGTTTGCCCATACCGCCAGTCGAATCGATGTCGAACTGGGCGCACGCCTGTTCAAGCATCTGCTCGCGCTGCCCCTGTCGTACTTCGAAGCGCGCCGCGTGGGCGATTCGGTCGCCCGGGTGCGCGAGCTGGAGCATATCCGCCAGTTCCTCACTGGCTCGGCACTCACCCTGGTCATGGATCTGCTGTTCTCGGTGGTCTTCCTCGCCGTGATGGCGTGGTACTCGATGACGCTCACCTGGATCGTGCTCGGCTCGATCCCGCTCTACGCCATTCTGTCGCTGTCGGTCACGCCGATCCTGCGCCGCCGCCTCAACGAGAAGTTCAACCGCGGGGCCGACAACCAGGCCTTCCTGGTCGAATCGGTCAGCGGCATCCACACGCTCAAGGCCATGGCCGTCGAGCCGCAATTCACCCGCCATTGGGACAACCAGCTCGCCGGCTACGTGGCTTCGGGCTTTCGCGTCACGCGCCTGGGCGCTTGGGCCTCCGAGGGCGTGGGCCTCATCAACAAACTGGTCACCGTCGGCATCCTGTGGCTGGGGGCCTACCAGGTGATCGACGGTGCGCTTACCGTCGGCGGGCTCATCGCCTTCAACATGCTCGCCGGGCGCATCGCCCAGCCCATCATGCGCCTGGCCAACATGTGGCAAGAGTTTCAGCAAACCGGCATTTCCATGGCCCGGCTCGGTGACATCCTCAACACCCGCACTGAAATCCCCGCCAGCCGCGCCGCGCTGCCGCCCATGCAAGGGCGGATCGAATTCGACGCCGTGCGCTTCCGTTACCGGCCCGATGGCTCCGAGGTGCTGCGCGGTATCGCCTTCGCCATCGAGGCCGGGCAGGTGGTGGGCATCGTCGGGCGCTCGGGCTCGGGCAAGAGCACGCTCACCAAGCTCGTCCAGCGCCTCTACGTGCCCGAACGCGGGCGGGTGCTGGTCGACGGAGTCGACCTCGCCCTGGCCGACCCCGTCTGGCTGCGCCGCCAGATCGGCGTGGTGCTGCAGGAGAACGTGCTCTTCGCCCGCTCGATTCGCGACAACATCGCGCTCACCGACCCCGGTGCGCCCATTGAGCACGTCATCGCCGCCGCCAAACTCGCTGGTGCCCACGAATTCATCATGCAACTGCCCGAAGCCTACGATACCGCCGTGGGCGAACACGGCGCCACGCTCTCCGGCGGCCAGCGCCAACGCATCGCCATTGCCCGCGCACTGCTCACCAACCCGCGCATCCTCATCTTTGATGAGGCCACCAGCGCGCTCGACTACGAGTCCGAACACATCATCCAGCAGAACATGCGCGACATCTGCAAAGGCCGCACCGTGATCATCATCGCCCACCGCCTCTCGGCCGTAAAAGACGCCGACCGCATCCTGGTGCTCGACAAAGGCGAGCTGATCGAAGAAGGCCACCACGGCGAACTCAAGGAACGCCCCAACGGCACCTACGCCAAACTCTATGCGTTGCAGCAGGGGTGA
- the hybA gene encoding hydrogenase 2 operon protein HybA — translation MASRRDFLKRALAGSATVATATVCPEASARGNAQISPDAVGLLFDSTLCIGCKACVAACKDANGLPLDYATPIEAAWDVPVDTTARTFNVIKAYVDGSGMNKDHVQDGYAFMKSSCLHCVDPSCVSACPVSAMTKDPVTGIVGYDPDACIGCRYCVAACPFGIPKYDYDSPTGKIGKCELCHHRMPEGKYAACAEVCPTGATLFGKVSELKAEAKRRLALAPGQETTWPRGHLGSGDQPSWNGPAPAYVQHIYGEKEVGGTQMLKLAAIPFDKLGHRPLPERSFSSQSETLQHTLYGGLVLPLAVLGAMTWVAKRNVKHDDEDADVGRVSTRQAAAEGDGRLKPALRGDSVQREGGDHE, via the coding sequence ATGGCCAGCCGGCGCGACTTCCTGAAGCGCGCCCTGGCCGGTAGTGCAACGGTGGCCACCGCCACCGTCTGCCCCGAAGCCAGCGCGCGCGGCAATGCCCAGATCTCACCCGACGCGGTGGGTCTGCTCTTCGACTCGACCCTGTGCATCGGCTGCAAGGCCTGCGTGGCCGCCTGCAAGGACGCCAACGGCCTGCCGCTGGATTACGCCACGCCGATCGAGGCGGCCTGGGATGTGCCGGTCGACACCACGGCCCGCACCTTCAACGTCATCAAGGCTTATGTCGACGGCAGCGGCATGAACAAGGACCACGTGCAGGACGGCTACGCCTTCATGAAGAGCTCCTGCCTGCACTGCGTCGACCCCAGCTGCGTGTCGGCCTGCCCGGTGTCGGCGATGACCAAGGACCCGGTCACCGGCATCGTCGGCTACGACCCCGACGCCTGCATCGGCTGCCGCTACTGCGTGGCGGCCTGCCCGTTCGGCATCCCCAAGTACGACTACGACTCGCCCACCGGCAAGATCGGCAAGTGTGAGCTGTGCCACCACCGCATGCCGGAAGGCAAGTACGCCGCCTGTGCCGAGGTGTGCCCGACCGGTGCGACGCTGTTCGGCAAGGTCAGCGAGCTCAAGGCCGAGGCGAAGCGCCGACTGGCGCTGGCACCGGGGCAGGAGACGACCTGGCCGCGCGGCCATCTGGGCAGCGGCGACCAGCCGTCGTGGAACGGCCCGGCGCCCGCCTATGTGCAGCACATTTACGGCGAGAAGGAAGTCGGCGGCACGCAGATGCTCAAGCTGGCGGCGATTCCCTTCGACAAACTCGGCCACCGGCCGCTGCCCGAGCGCTCGTTCTCATCGCAATCCGAGACCCTGCAGCACACGCTGTACGGCGGCCTGGTGCTGCCGTTGGCGGTGCTCGGCGCGATGACCTGGGTGGCCAAGCGCAATGTGAAGCATGACGACGAAGACGCGGACGTAGGGCGGGTTTCAACCCGCCAAGCGGCGGCCGAGGGCGATGGCCGGCTGAAGCCGGCCCTACGGGGCGACAGCGTGCAGCGCGAAGGAGGCGATCATGAGTAA
- a CDS encoding HyaD/HybD family hydrogenase maturation endopeptidase codes for MHAATASPDAPRRVALLGVGNILLSDEGAGVRLVERIEAGYRLPEWVTVLDGGTCAMEMLEELENLDLLVIADCVRTGRPPASVVVLKDEDVPAFFRTKLSPHQVGLSDVLATLHFTDRAPGRVVVVGVQPVSVDTCMALTEAVTAALPDAEAAIVSALHSAGVPCTPRRAEAA; via the coding sequence ATGCACGCCGCCACCGCCTCCCCGGATGCCCCGCGCCGAGTGGCCCTGCTCGGCGTGGGCAACATCCTCCTGTCGGACGAAGGCGCGGGCGTGCGCCTCGTCGAGCGCATCGAGGCCGGCTACCGCCTGCCCGAGTGGGTCACCGTGCTCGACGGCGGCACCTGCGCCATGGAGATGCTCGAAGAGCTCGAAAACCTCGACCTGCTGGTGATCGCCGACTGCGTGCGCACCGGCCGCCCGCCGGCCAGCGTGGTGGTGCTCAAGGACGAGGACGTGCCCGCCTTCTTCCGCACCAAGCTCTCGCCGCATCAGGTGGGCCTCTCCGATGTACTCGCCACGCTGCACTTCACCGACCGCGCGCCGGGCAGGGTGGTGGTGGTGGGCGTGCAACCGGTCAGCGTCGATACCTGCATGGCGCTCACCGAGGCGGTGACCGCCGCGCTGCCCGACGCCGAAGCCGCCATCGTCAGCGCGCTGCACAGCGCCGGCGTACCCTGCACCCCCCGCCGCGCCGAGGCCGCCTGA
- the rhtB gene encoding homoserine/homoserine lactone efflux protein: MAWQVWLAFLAASIIISVTPGPGAVVSMSVGLRYGYRVSLRSIAGLQVALMIQLAIVAAGLGAVLAASATAFLVLKICGAGYLVWLGVQKWRSAGEPVSATTAPIEVRRLFRTALLVNLTNPKAIIFMAALVPQFIDPAGNQWLQFAILCMTTVVIDTLVMSCYALLATRFRPWLADARAQCIQNRVFGSLFVGAGAALAVSSGR, encoded by the coding sequence ATGGCATGGCAAGTCTGGCTGGCGTTTTTGGCCGCATCGATCATCATCTCGGTCACCCCGGGGCCGGGAGCCGTGGTGAGCATGAGCGTGGGGCTGCGTTACGGCTATCGGGTGTCGCTGCGGTCGATCGCCGGGTTGCAGGTCGCGTTGATGATTCAGTTGGCCATCGTTGCCGCCGGTCTGGGGGCGGTGCTGGCTGCCTCGGCGACGGCGTTTCTGGTGTTGAAAATCTGTGGCGCGGGCTATCTGGTGTGGCTGGGCGTCCAGAAGTGGCGCAGCGCCGGTGAGCCGGTGTCGGCAACGACAGCCCCGATCGAGGTGCGGCGGCTGTTTCGCACCGCACTGCTGGTTAACCTCACCAACCCCAAGGCGATCATCTTCATGGCTGCGCTGGTGCCGCAGTTCATCGATCCGGCCGGCAATCAGTGGCTGCAGTTCGCCATCCTGTGCATGACGACAGTGGTGATCGATACGTTGGTGATGTCGTGTTATGCCTTGCTGGCGACTCGTTTTCGGCCGTGGCTGGCCGATGCCCGCGCCCAATGTATCCAGAACCGGGTGTTCGGCAGCCTGTTCGTCGGCGCCGGGGCGGCGCTGGCGGTCTCGTCGGGCCGATGA
- the hybE gene encoding [NiFe]-hydrogenase assembly chaperone HybE → MGQFRKPAWTPPPPVIATPWGMSPQRTVQAHFDTVWRTAMQGLPFVNDALQVRALRFERIDGDWVGGLVTPWCVQLMLLPGGGALWANVSAGTRSAVALPVGVLPFIADASDGMLPAFQYFPLLNSVSGLPDMASAEAVIHSAVDTALTPPAPPPEPEAPQIDTGRRRFLRGK, encoded by the coding sequence ATGGGCCAGTTCCGCAAACCCGCCTGGACACCGCCCCCGCCGGTCATCGCCACGCCGTGGGGCATGTCGCCGCAGCGCACAGTGCAGGCCCACTTCGACACCGTCTGGCGCACCGCCATGCAGGGCCTGCCCTTCGTGAATGACGCGCTCCAGGTGCGCGCGCTGCGCTTCGAACGCATCGACGGCGACTGGGTCGGCGGCCTCGTCACCCCCTGGTGCGTGCAACTCATGCTCCTGCCCGGCGGCGGCGCGCTGTGGGCCAACGTCTCCGCCGGCACCCGTAGCGCGGTCGCACTGCCTGTCGGCGTGCTTCCCTTCATCGCCGATGCCAGCGATGGGATGCTTCCCGCGTTTCAGTACTTCCCCCTCCTCAACAGCGTCTCCGGCCTGCCCGACATGGCGAGTGCCGAAGCGGTCATCCATAGCGCAGTCGATACCGCGCTAACGCCACCGGCGCCGCCCCCCGAACCCGAAGCTCCTCAGATCGACACCGGTCGCCGCCGTTTCCTGCGCGGCAAGTAG
- a CDS encoding nickel-dependent hydrogenase large subunit yields the protein MSQRITIDPVTRIEGHLRVDVEVNDGRVSKAWASGQMWRGVENILIGRDPRDAWAITQRICGVCTTVHAIASVRAVENALNLEIPVNANAIRNLIILAHAIHDHIVHFYHLSALDWVDVTSALKADPAKTSALAESLSNWSGNSKHEFAKVKERLTGFVGTGQLGIFTNGYWGHPAMKLTPEVNLLAVSHYLQALEVQRYANKIVSVLGSKSPHIQNVAVGGVANPLALDSQSVLTMERLLAVKEWIGKLDDFVKNVYLVDVAAIGAFYPEWTQVGRGITDYLCVPDIPLDGKGETFAIPGGHIAGGDLSTFKAINTFHDQYFLDGVSEAIKHSWYDYKGGNDTTLHPYVGETTPNYTDFQDEGKYSWLKSPTFYGKPMQVGPLARVLAGLAAGHEPTARYATATLERVSSIAGIKVGLDAMHSTIGRHAARAVACAVQVDELAAQWDRLVDNMGKGDLATFNPPTFPKGEQRGVGFHEAPRGVLSHWVVIKDGKIDNYQCVVPTTWNAAPRNEHDAPGAYEACLLDNPVADPEQPLEVLRTVHSFDPCLACAVHILDTEHTEVVTVKAA from the coding sequence ATGAGCCAACGCATCACCATCGACCCCGTCACCCGCATCGAAGGCCATCTGCGTGTCGACGTGGAAGTGAATGACGGCCGCGTCTCCAAGGCCTGGGCCTCGGGCCAGATGTGGCGCGGCGTGGAGAACATCCTCATCGGCCGCGACCCGCGCGACGCCTGGGCCATCACCCAGCGCATCTGCGGGGTGTGCACCACGGTGCACGCCATCGCCTCGGTGCGCGCGGTGGAAAACGCGCTGAACCTGGAGATCCCGGTCAACGCCAACGCCATCCGCAACCTGATCATCCTGGCGCACGCGATCCACGATCACATCGTGCATTTCTACCACCTGTCGGCGCTCGACTGGGTGGATGTCACCAGCGCCCTCAAGGCCGACCCGGCCAAGACCAGCGCCCTCGCCGAGAGCCTGTCGAACTGGTCGGGTAACTCGAAGCACGAGTTCGCCAAGGTCAAGGAGCGGCTCACCGGCTTCGTCGGCACCGGCCAGCTGGGCATCTTCACCAACGGCTACTGGGGCCACCCGGCCATGAAGCTCACGCCCGAGGTGAACCTGCTCGCCGTGTCGCACTACCTGCAGGCGCTCGAAGTGCAGCGCTACGCCAACAAGATCGTCTCGGTGCTCGGCTCCAAGTCGCCGCATATCCAGAACGTGGCGGTGGGCGGCGTGGCCAACCCGCTGGCGCTCGATTCGCAGTCGGTGCTCACCATGGAGCGCCTGCTCGCGGTGAAGGAGTGGATCGGCAAGCTCGACGACTTCGTGAAGAACGTCTACCTCGTGGATGTAGCCGCCATCGGCGCCTTCTACCCCGAGTGGACCCAGGTCGGCCGGGGCATTACCGACTACCTGTGCGTGCCCGACATCCCGCTCGACGGCAAGGGCGAGACATTCGCCATTCCGGGCGGTCATATCGCGGGCGGGGACCTGTCGACCTTCAAGGCGATCAACACCTTCCACGATCAATACTTCCTCGACGGTGTGAGCGAGGCCATCAAGCACTCGTGGTACGACTACAAGGGCGGCAACGACACCACGCTGCACCCCTACGTGGGCGAAACCACCCCGAACTACACCGACTTCCAGGACGAGGGCAAATACTCCTGGCTCAAGTCGCCCACCTTCTACGGCAAGCCCATGCAGGTCGGCCCGCTGGCGCGCGTGCTCGCCGGCCTGGCGGCCGGCCACGAGCCCACCGCGCGCTACGCCACCGCCACGCTCGAGCGCGTCTCGTCCATCGCCGGCATCAAGGTCGGGCTCGACGCCATGCACTCCACCATCGGTCGCCATGCCGCGCGCGCCGTCGCCTGCGCGGTGCAGGTCGACGAACTGGCCGCGCAGTGGGACCGCCTGGTCGACAACATGGGCAAGGGCGATCTGGCCACCTTCAACCCGCCCACCTTCCCCAAGGGCGAGCAGCGCGGCGTGGGCTTTCACGAAGCGCCGCGCGGCGTGCTCTCGCACTGGGTGGTCATCAAGGACGGCAAGATCGACAACTACCAGTGCGTGGTGCCCACCACCTGGAACGCCGCCCCGCGCAACGAGCACGATGCGCCGGGCGCCTACGAGGCCTGCCTGCTCGACAACCCGGTGGCCGACCCCGAGCAGCCGCTCGAAGTGCTGCGCACGGTGCATTCCTTCGATCCCTGCCTGGCCTGCGCGGTGCACATCCTCGACACCGAGCACACCGAAGTGGTCACCGTGAAGGCGGCCTGA
- a CDS encoding glutathione S-transferase family protein: protein MLTVYGCPNTRSFRAVWALEEAHANYDYVFVNLFKGEGRQPGFLAINPGGKVPALQTEDGILTETGGILLWAAERFPDAGLMPTAPTARALAYRWLCFGLTELDQPLWTIAKHRFALPEKRRLPAIEDTARWEFDKAAALLAQRLAQSPWLAGEQFSIADIVASHCLAWAQSAKLSLEGPLLPAYLERCFSRPAAQRAQAREAAAKEARP from the coding sequence ATGCTGACCGTTTATGGTTGCCCCAACACCCGTTCTTTCCGCGCCGTGTGGGCGCTCGAAGAGGCTCACGCCAACTACGACTATGTGTTCGTGAATCTGTTCAAGGGCGAAGGCCGTCAGCCCGGCTTTCTTGCCATCAACCCCGGCGGCAAGGTGCCCGCCCTGCAGACCGAAGACGGCATTCTGACCGAAACCGGCGGCATCCTGCTATGGGCCGCGGAGCGGTTCCCCGATGCCGGGCTGATGCCCACCGCCCCGACAGCCCGTGCGCTCGCCTACCGCTGGCTGTGCTTCGGCCTGACGGAGCTTGACCAACCGCTATGGACCATTGCCAAGCACCGCTTCGCGCTACCTGAGAAACGCCGCCTGCCGGCAATCGAAGACACCGCCCGCTGGGAGTTCGACAAGGCAGCCGCCCTGCTCGCCCAGCGACTGGCACAGTCGCCATGGTTGGCCGGCGAGCAGTTCAGCATCGCCGACATCGTCGCCAGCCACTGTCTGGCATGGGCGCAATCGGCCAAACTGTCTCTGGAAGGCCCCTTGCTGCCGGCCTATCTTGAGCGCTGTTTTTCACGTCCCGCCGCCCAGCGCGCACAGGCCCGCGAAGCGGCTGCCAAGGAGGCAAGGCCATGA
- a CDS encoding hydrogenase small subunit — MVSSSNDHPGVAATARPIEKRLEMSRRSFMQFCATLATTLGLPKGAEAAVQQAMEAARRPSVIWLHFQECTGCTESMLRAEHPTLEKLILDVISLDYHETLFAAAGHQVEAARNAAMAANKGKYLLVVEGAIPTRDGGVYCKVGNKTAIELTRECAEHAAAVIAIGSCASWGGMPSTDPNPTGAVGVNKIIDKPVVTIPGCPPNPYNFLATVVHFLTFGSLPPVDHLNRPLFAYSRLVHENCERRAHFDAGRFALQFGDDGHRKGYCLYKLGCKGPETYANCPTVLFGDAGAGTWPVGCGHPCIGCTEEGVGFTKPIHMLAKVKNVEPPAMYPGLHESQGQGATLGSAAVLAGVAGAAAGAGAVLARNLGKQHAEAEANTDKSEV; from the coding sequence ATGGTTTCCAGTTCGAACGACCATCCGGGCGTCGCCGCGACCGCGCGCCCGATCGAGAAGCGCCTGGAAATGAGCCGGCGCAGTTTCATGCAGTTCTGCGCCACGCTGGCCACCACGCTGGGCCTGCCCAAGGGCGCCGAGGCCGCCGTGCAGCAGGCCATGGAGGCGGCCAGGCGGCCGTCGGTGATCTGGTTGCATTTTCAGGAATGCACCGGCTGTACCGAGTCGATGCTGCGCGCCGAGCACCCCACGCTCGAAAAACTGATCCTCGACGTCATCTCGCTGGATTACCACGAGACGCTGTTCGCCGCCGCCGGCCACCAGGTGGAGGCCGCGCGCAATGCGGCCATGGCAGCCAACAAGGGCAAGTACCTGCTGGTGGTCGAAGGCGCCATCCCGACGCGCGACGGCGGGGTGTATTGCAAGGTCGGCAACAAGACAGCGATCGAGCTGACGCGCGAATGCGCCGAGCACGCCGCGGCGGTGATCGCCATCGGCTCCTGTGCGTCGTGGGGCGGCATGCCCTCGACCGATCCGAATCCGACCGGCGCGGTGGGGGTGAACAAGATCATCGACAAGCCGGTGGTCACCATCCCCGGTTGCCCGCCCAACCCCTACAACTTCCTCGCCACGGTGGTGCACTTCCTCACCTTCGGCAGCCTGCCGCCGGTCGATCATCTCAACCGCCCGCTGTTCGCCTACTCGCGCCTGGTGCATGAGAACTGCGAACGCCGTGCCCACTTCGACGCCGGGCGCTTCGCGCTGCAGTTCGGCGACGACGGCCATCGCAAGGGCTATTGCCTGTACAAGCTCGGCTGCAAGGGGCCGGAGACTTACGCCAACTGCCCGACCGTGCTGTTCGGCGATGCCGGCGCCGGTACCTGGCCGGTGGGCTGCGGTCATCCCTGCATCGGCTGTACCGAGGAGGGCGTGGGCTTCACCAAGCCGATCCACATGCTCGCCAAGGTGAAGAACGTCGAACCGCCGGCGATGTATCCGGGCCTGCACGAATCGCAGGGGCAGGGCGCCACGCTCGGCTCGGCGGCGGTGCTGGCCGGGGTGGCCGGTGCGGCAGCCGGCGCCGGCGCGGTGCTGGCGCGCAACCTCGGCAAGCAGCATGCCGAGGCCGAGGCAAACACCGACAAGAGCGAGGTGTGA